The Suricata suricatta isolate VVHF042 chromosome 13, meerkat_22Aug2017_6uvM2_HiC, whole genome shotgun sequence nucleotide sequence TGAAGGCTAGAGCTGGTCCCTCCACCTGCGCCCTCCTTGCTCTTGCAGgatctccctccacccccaagtCTCCAGTCTCCCTCCCAttattcccccttccccactagcaTTTAGACATGCTCTCACCTCCCTCAATCCACCTCCGCCATTAGCCACGACTGCCACCCTTCCCCCTTCTAGAACAGCCAAGTTTCTCCACTCACACGTTACATTCAATTCACTCTTCAGACATTTAGGCTCCTCTCTCCTGGACCACCAAGTCTTAACTTTTCCACCTCTTACCTTTCCTCTCAACTGACCCTACATCACCCTCCTTTTGAAGTACTTCCTTATGTTGCTTCTGCAACGTTACCAACATTCAGCTGGTTGGCCGGAAGTGAAGAGTCCAGCAAAAATATACGCAAGAATAACCCTGTTAATCCAGGATGAAAACACTGGTGGCAACCGGGTTAGACACCGTGTGTAAACCAGTGAATGCAGCTGCCGCTTCTCCACGGTCCTCCATGGGAAATCTGCACTGGTGGCAGGCGTGGGGTCTGCTGCACTTAGCAGCAGGAGTAAAGTCCCAACAAACCGGGTACGGTGCGGAACACGTGAAGATGGAGATGTTTATTGCAGATCCAAATCAAAACAGCAAATAAGCAACTAGACAACTCTAGAGTTCAGGAGACAGAAGGTGGATATAAATCTGGGTCTTCAACATAGATGGGAGTTAAAGCCATGAAAAAGTAGGTGGGTTTCAACAAGGGAATGAGTGTTGACAAGTCCAAGAACAAATCCCCAGGGAAAGACGAGCTGGAACTCgcaagagacagaggaggaaggtAGCACATCACGGCACAACGAAGCTAAGAAAGTGGTTCTGGAAGGAAGACCTGTCAAACAGGACCGAAGGTCACGTCAGAAGACTGGACCTCTCCATCTGGTCCTCACTGCTGACCCTGACATGCGGTCTCAGTGGGGCGGCAGGCCTGATGGGAGTGCTTGAATAGTAAAACCTGGAAACGCTCGTATAGAAAACTCCTACAAGGAATTCTACtataaaaaaagagcagaaactAGAGACAGAAGTGGCCTGAGACCAACCCTCCTGAGTCatataaaatgtgatttctttaaCGGGCATCTAATTCCCTCCTACTGtttcagaagaaggaaggaaatcccaGCAGGCTGTCCTTCAACTGTTTTCATCTACTAGAAATTATTTTGCAGTCAGACTTTTGGCTAATAGAGAGCCAGAGTATTTAATACTTAAGAGCTGGCGTGAAGTTCCTGTGTAGGTCTAGGCATATCATGAGGCCCAGCAGGGAGGAAACATGGCTCGatcacttgcccaaggccacctgGGAGATAAAAGGCAAACTGCAGACTTACTAGCTGGACGCTGTTTCCAAACCAGTGGGCTGGGTAAAATCACAAGTGACTTCCTTCCTGCTAAGATACACAGATTTTCTAAGTACGCGTGCAAATGCGAACGTGAGACATGGGCTAATTTAATTTCCTAAGTGAAATTCTGCACAACATCTGGGGCAGTGTGCCCTCTGCATGACCAAAAAGCGATAagccagagggagggaaaaatgcacaacaaagtctttatttttaaatgattcaccAGTACACCAAGTAATAACAGGTAACAAGCTCTTGAATTCTATCAGCTAGTAACGTTAAGAGAAACTAAAAGCAGCCCGAACAGCTAAGCTAGTATTCATTGTTCTAACCCTTAGCCAGAAAGGACTAGTTTAAGGCTGGTTGCTGCTTTGCACAAATTACAAATAACTATTTACTACTTTTTCATAGATAAAGCCCCTGACCTTTAAGAAagctatagggaaaaaaaaaatatttaatccctttctttctttaaaaaaaaaaaaaagtgggtttttttcttactacatctaagaaagaaaaagtattgaTATGATATATATGTTGCTTGAGCTAAAAGGCATAGGAAAACAGACAATGTATACACTTTAAATTTCTAAGAAATATGAggtaaaaggagaaaatctttggaTAAGCTCTAAGTTTGTACAACGAAGCTAGATCTGCTATTCTCCAAAAAGTGAAGGGACCTACTTCAcaacatacagaaataatttaatgCCTTTCCACAAGAACGTAACTCAAGCTTTGCCGGAGCCTCGTAAGCACGGAGGCACCGAAGACGCCAATCCGCGCGCACAGCTGCTCCTTCGTCCCCTATCCGTTTATGCGGTAGTTTTCGTGGATTTCTGGCCGGATGTCACAGACAAAGGCCAAGAGGTTATCCAGGACTTCATCCCTGTTCTGCCGGAAGTAGGTCTGCAGGATGGTCATCTTCTCCTGGGTCTCCTTCTCCACCTCGGTGCTGCAGCTGCCgtgggagcccagagcctgcagtcGGGGGGCAAGGACACACAGCAAGGTCAGGTGGACGCACTGGCTGGCGCAGCCTCCTGAGTGCTGGAGAAAGCCAGTCTCCCCGGCAAATACAAAGAATCAGCAGTGTGACCTCGAGACTGAAGAGCATGCGGGAAGGTGGGGTGCCCAGGTACTGGGAGCAACAACACGGATGCCATCCCTTTGGGGCCAACCTTCAATCATCTATGAGCAGGTACACTGCACAGCGCCCCCACCGCTCAGAAATTCCCAGGGGGAGCAATCCAGTCCCCTCTCTAGAGGCTGATGCACCACCTCATCCGAAGCCTGGAAAGGACCTAAAGCCCCAGTAACCCAGGACTGGTGAAGCATGAACCATGGTGCCCGTACACCAGACAACACTGCAGCCAAAGAAAAGCAGTACATACGGCAAGATGGAGCGCACCAGAACACGTGCAgtttaagaaggaaaaagcaaGCTATAAAATGGTGTCGGTGTGGTCAGTAAATGTTGTTCCCTTGTGTGgcttgaaaagggaaaaataaaggggcgcctaggtggttcagtcggtgaagcgtctgactttgactcgggtcatgatcttgcagttcatgggtttgagccctgcactgggttctgtgctgacagctcagagcctggagcctgtttcagactctgtgtctccctctctctcggcccttcccccgctcgtgctcggtctctctctgtctcaaaaataaacagacaacaataaaaaaaattttttaataagaaaaaaatttttaaaagggaaagacaagtgatgttaggaaaaaaaaccctcttaaaaaaataaacgcGAGGACATGAGGGGAGGCAGTTCAGGAGGAGCCCCCAGTTTACATTAACCAACACTGGTTAATGTTCCAGCTCTTATATTCAGCAGTGGATTCACCAGCATTATGAATACATGACATCTTTTCTTTCACACAGAATATTCTAGGATATGCAAGAAACTATTAACAGTGACTGACTCTGAGGAGGAGTGCAAGTCTGGGTGGGAGAGAGCCTAACCTCGCTGTTGCCCTATTTTactgcttcaatttttttttaccatattcgTGTCTTACCCCTTCAAATTCCAGTCACAATGTAACACACATGGACGGataaatttcctttatctttaatCTTCACAGTATGGCTTTTGTCAAGTGTATGCCTACTTGATCAGAATGAGACCTGTCAGGTTCCTGAAGACAGAACATTTCTGCCCCTGGTTTCTATCATCTACCCTGTTCCTACCTCTTCACAGATCTACTAACAGCTACAGGCCTTCCTGCCTGCGTGCCCGCCACAGCGCGGCACGAGGCGGCACCCTCTCGTGTTACCTCGCCTCCCAAAACCTACACGGAAGccatccctccctctttccacagaggaggaaacccagGCTCAAAGAAGTCAAAGTGAACATGCAAGGATTCAAACCCCAGTTTCCGGAGTTCAAACTGAAAACTCTTCATACTGTTTTGTAACCGTTCACCTTAGCGGGATGCAGGGCCGTCTATTAGCTCAGTCACTCACTCGTATCTTTAAAGGTCCAAACCCTACTGTGGGGGACGGGTGGGACACCACCTCTGTTCTGTGAATAGACTCTGGAGGCCCAGCCTCAGAAAGTGGTCCTGAAGCCGAAGGGGTCACCGTGAACTCTGCTGGAAAACCTCAGAGCTCAGGTTTATTACACTGCAAGGCCGACCCTGGCTCTACGTGACCGCAGTGTAGACGCGGCCCTGACGGGAGTGTTCCCACGCTTTGCTGTGGGCGGCCTGGCAATCCACGGCACCCATCTACCCCCATTCAAGAGCCAGAGGCAGTTTAAGTTTTCATAGCACTGCAGCCGCCTGGTGCAAAGACGAAGGAACTTCTGCTACCTAACGGCTCGCTCAAAGGGAGACGGGCCTCGGGCCTGGGAGGGTGTGGGGCTGGACACCCAGCGAAGGCCACAGGGTAGAATGGGAGAAGGAACCCCACAAAGACAAAGTTGAGCGATGGAAATAAAGTCCTGGGAGCATCATTTAAGCTCCTAGATCAAAATAAAGTTAGCCTTTTGCCCACGTTTTTAATTACACAGGCCAATAAACTCCATTTTCCTTAAAGCCAGTGTGAACTGCTGTTACCTGGCAGTCTCTTCTCTGTGAagccctcctccatcccttcccctgTTCGGGGCCCGTCGCTGTACTATGCACGCAGCGTGGGCCTCCTGGCCCCGCCTGTACTACTGCTGAGCGTGTCTACCCCGCTGGCGGGGCTCCGTCTGCTCGCGGCCACCATGTTGGGGCCCTGCCAGACCTGCATTTTATTGCTGACTCTCCCTGACCAGGAGACTTCAGGAGGTAAGCTTCACGAGGCAGGGACCATGAGGATTCCTGTTCACAATGGACCCCCTCGCATCTGGCACAGGTTAACATGTTTAATGGCCATTTGTGAAATGACTAAGTGAAGACCAGGGTTCAATGTTAGTTAAAAAACGGACCACCTAGGAGACTCAGCCTGAGCACCCAATAGACAAATCTTCCAATTCCTCCCAGAAATCACAATCTCTAAGCTGTGCCGGACATTCTGAGAGCCCGGggcaaagggaagaagaggaaagccTCAGGAAACTAAAGCAATAATGACGGTAACCAGGCCCACCGCAGCTTCCTTGGCCTTgaactccttctctctttgcagGCGGTACTGTTCAATCTCAGCCTGAGCCTCTTCTTTGGCCTGCTTCAGCCTCCGgttctttcctgttttcagagaaaaaagcTGCATCAAGAAGTGGTTAAAAGACAAGCAGAAGAGGAAGCCGAGACTGATGGTAAACTCTAACAGGTGACAAGGGGAACAGGCTCACGCTATAGTCCCAAGAGGCGTGCATGGGGGACTTCAGAGCTAACTAGCAGTAGAGTTTCCTGCCTCCTACAAGCTGTACTTAGCTAGAAAGTGCCTGGATAAAAAGGACTGCCTTCCATAACTACAGacagaaaaatgatagaaaaaattcTGGAATGTGTCGGAatattctctccatctccactgtTAAGAACCCACACAAAATGGGTGACAGTACCCACCTGGGGAATTCTCGCTCTTCCCAAGAAGTAAACACCTAAGTATGCTGCTGATTATAACTAGAAGTCTGCTTAGAAACTGAGTGAGGAGAGGAACACGCTCCCAAGAGACATTGACCTAAAACGTAACTAAGGAGACAGATGATGTAACGTTGGAAACTGAAAACCATGCCTGGGcacaaagaaataatgaaagcGGTTCCGGGCAGGCACCCTGACTGGGGAGCACTGGACAGTAAGACTGCACAAACCTCTAGGAAGTGAGGAGACGTGAGGGCTCCGGTTTCTAGGTGAGAATAAACTTACAGCTAAAAACAGTCTCTAGATTCCATCGGCCCGTCTGAAAACAGACCATGAGACCAGCCAGCACATATTCTTTGTGTTGATTCTCTCACTGATCAAACTTCTCAGAAACCGAAatggggacggggggggggggggggggggggggggNNNNNNNNNNNNNNNNNNNNNNNNNNNNNNNNNNNNNNNNNNNNNNNNNNNNNNNNNNNNNNNNNNNNNNNNNNNNNNNNNNNNNNNNNNNNNNNNNNNNCAGAAGAGGGTTCCGTATGTATAATGTCCCACATCAACACTCCATCATGTTTCTGGTGAAACAACCAACAGATCTTTCTAGAAACCCAAAGCCTATGCAAGTGTAGGTTTCCTCCAGGAGTGTCTAGAGCGTACTGCCGGCCCAGCGAGCTAACTTCCCGCCCTGTCGGCCACGTGTGTCCCCCTCATCACCCAGCTTCAAAGCCAATCGTCAGAGCGGAAAGTCTTTTCTAAACCAACAACCTACAAAAAACACTTCTGGCTCAAACGTGCTAGCGCCACATAATTTCACAATTCCACTCTCTTGGTCACTCCCAACTGCCACAGCTCTCTGAATTAAGATAAAATCATTCTCTGCCCATCGGGTATCTTCAAAGTTTAATGGTGATAGGcttctttgaaaaccaaaaataaatcctTGAGCAGGCAATCATATTTCTTGTAAATCTCATTTTTGTGGGAGCCTGTATTTTATTGTTCTacatcacaattttttttaagttttatggtcCAAAGCAACGATTTCAGGAAAAATCAAAGTTGGATCACTTTGCCGCATGATGTACTGCCTCTTCCCAATTCCGAACTGGGCGAGTTAACCATAATTACAGATCAAAAAAGGCGGTGATAGCTTTCAAATTGTAGCTCTTGTCAATACCTCTGTTTCTAATTACAGCAAATTCCGAGACGTGTATTAGACATAAACTCactcctttaaagaaaaatgtaaaaacacgATCCCTACCTCCAAGACACTCAGAATTATTCTGAACGTGGTCCAAGTATTTGTTCCTGCACTTCCCCTAAATAATCTCACGTACTACCCAACAGACACAACTTCTGTTACTTAAGAGCCGTCACAGGACAAACCTGAGAAGTCATTCTGGAAATACTTAATCAAGAGCATGATGAGAAATATTCTATTAAGAACACAGAACTTTCCGGTCACCAGGGCAAGAACAAAGGGCTTGTTCCCATCCCCAGCTCCCTCAAAGAAAGCTTTTCCCATGAAATGCAGAGTATCACACAACCTCTAGTCCAGAAAGTATAAGAGCCGTGCTTGAAATCTACTTGGGTGTGGGGATACAAGTGTGAgtcttataaataagaaaacatcaaGGAATCACTAAGGGTCATAATCCTTGCATGGGAAAAGAGGCCTATATATGTCCTGCTATGCTTCTTCCGACGGTATGATCAAATCATTTCGCTAAGCCTTGCATCGCCCATCTGTATAACAGGGAGAGAGATACCTATCTCACCAGATGGGGAAACACATGCCTAGTTAAATTACACACAGTCCATGTACTCCAGGAGCTTAGTCTAGTGACTAAgccccataaaaaaaaaaaaaaaaaaaaaaacggttatCACATCGTGAGGACAGAAATAGGGTCTTAGGAAAGACCTCAGCCTAGTCTGGACAAagcaaggaaggcttcctggaagaactGCTGCCTAAACATTGAGATCTGAAGGAAGACTAAGTGTTAAAGAGAGAGGAGACTAGGAAAAGGCACTTTTCATCGGAGAAAACAGCTGTGCCAAGGCTTGCAGGTGAAATAAGGCATCACGGTGGTCCGGGGTGGCTGGAGGAGAGAACCCAAAAATTAGTTGAAGGAAAGAAAGCTAGAGACCGATCCAAAAGCGCTGCCTACACCCTATTAAGGAATCTGGCCTTGGACAAGCCAGTCAGAACCCCTCTCACTCTTGAGAGTTTTGTACTTTTACTTAATAAACTGTATTGTTttgctaaggggaaaaaaaaggaatttggtcTTTCTTCTGCAGGCGCTAAACTGTGAAGGTGGTGGGGAAGTCCTATTTGCATCCAGGGGAGGACTTTGACTGATGGAAGGAGAATGGCCTTGGAGGAGATTAGATCTCCCCATGAAATTCCTTAGCAACCTTACATTTCTAACTGTAGGCCCCATCTCACCTGCAACTAACCCACCCAGTATTGGCTTCCTTCTCTGGGACTCTGATTACCATGGTGCACAGGGTGATGCGTCTGACACATATTAAccgtattttttttaatcttttttttaaggagttaACGAAGTAGGCTGGGACCAGGGCCTCAGAAAATCTAGCGCCCCGGACTACGATGCCAGCTGTACTGATGGGGGGAAAgtgaacagacacatagaccttGGCTAACGAACAAGAGAAGCAGACGCGGCAAAGGGGAGTCTGTGCTCAACAGCATGGATTACGGTTGCTTTGGACACGGAGACAAAACAACCCAAAGGCGCAAGTGACAGGGGTTAGGACGAGTTTCGTCTGGATAGCCCATTTCGCAAGCGTCCCAGACCCCAAGAAGGTCATCCACCTATTACTATCTCCACGTCCTCCTACCCCCACATCACGGCTTCCGGTCGACACTCAAGCCTTCCAGAGCCTCAGATCCAGATAGTCTGGAGACAAGCTCCCGCGACTGTCACCACCCCGCCACGCCGTAGTTTTTCGGGCCTCGTCTACCTACACCCTCCCGCGGCCTGGCCGCGCTCCGAGCACTGGCACCACGCCTGGCCGCCCCACCCCGAAACTCACGCTTGCGGGCCTCCGACACCTTCTCGGCTGCCCGCTTCTCGGCCTGCAGCAGCTGCTGGATGCCCTGCGACTGGCTGGCCATGGCGGCGGCGACTCGGAGGCCGAGAGAAGCGGCCTAGAACGGCTCGATCACCCCCTCGGGTCAGCTGACCCAGGCGCCTAGGATCTGCGCCTGCGCGCTGCGGCGGCGCCCCGCCCGCCGTCACGTGACACCGCAACACCGCGTCAGCTGACTGCACACGGCGCCTGGTGACTGGACCgggaagggaggggcgggggaggaagaGCGGAATGTCTCGGCTGCGCCTGCGTATGATCTGTCTTCTGTCTTGACCCCTTTCTCCGCTCAGCCCCCGCCTCCGTTGCCTGCCAGATCCTTCGCTGTTTTGGTTGTGGTCGCTGCTGTGCCACGTCGTTATTGCTACACTACGCCTGCGTTAAGGTCGGGAGGGGAAGAGCCAGGCCAAACACAAAGAGGTTTCCCTATTTTGCCCTCTTTTTTACTCTCCCCTTTGTGGAATTTTTCTTGGCACTCAAATATACAGGAGGACACCACGTTAGAAGAATTCTTACCAGGTTCAGGGGATGGAGTGTGGAGACAGATATGCCACGTAGGCTGTGTGATTTAGAGGAGGAGCCTTCCCTCCCTGAAACTCAGTTCAAGGAACGAGTTGGactattttccataaatatttgaggaATGCCTGCCACGATCCTAGACCACTGTTCCTACTGAGGAAATAGGGAGCAAGACACTCCCTGGTGGAGTGCACAGCtgatggaccaaaaaaaaaaaaaaaaaaaaaagattaaagtaaaTAGGAAGTTGCAAACTGATACAGTAATCAGAAATGCAAAGTGCTTTAAGAAGAGGGGCATGAGGGCTTTCTCAAAGAAGTGGCATTTAAAATTCGATCAGAAGAGTGAGAAGTTAGCCAGGAAGGATAatgggggagtggggagcagaGGAGTTAGGGTTGGTTAGTGGAAAAGAACCAGCATGTCTGGATTTGGTGGGTGTAACTTGGCACAGAGATTTCTCCCACCACAAATAGGTAGATAGGAAGCCAGTAGTTGAGTTTCCAACATGACAGGCATTGCGCTAATGCTTGACTTGGTTCTGACAGCAACTCTTAATCCCTTTCTATAATAACCAGACTGAAGCTcagggaagttaagtaacttgtccaaagtcacgcCCCTATTAACTGTCAGATGGGGTATTTGGAATCAGCCAGGCCTGCAAAGTGGAACATCTGATCCACCGTGCTCTCTGCTAGAATCCTGTGGGCTGTGGGAAGGACCAGATGGTCTCCTGGAGTCCACCAAGCACTGGGAGCATAAAACAATGCCAGAACTTTTCAATAGGATCATCTCTGCACTCAAGGAGAAGCTGGATTCACAGTGCAGGACACTTTCACCTGATCAAACTTAGAGATGGGGTTGGAAAGAAAGCTAAACTCCGAAACACCTATTCTTTTCCTGAACCAGTGCTTGACTGGTCTCTGAGATTGTAAGGCCAGTCAGTGATTTCCTGGAAAGATTTGTCATTTTCAGCGTTGTAGGAAAATGTAACTCATTCAATCCACGGAGGACAATGTATGCTTTTAATGGGTGACAAGAGGATTAAGAGACGGGGGTAGCcagaaagtggaaataacccaaatgcctAGCAACTGATGAGTAGGTTCATGAAATGTGGCTTACCCatcaatagaatattatttgatcataaaaaggagtaaaatacTGATACAGGCtgcaatatggatggaccttagtaacatgctaagtgaaagaatccgggcacaaaagaccacatattgtgtAGTTCTGCTTATCTAAAATGTTCAGAACAGACAGATcttgtagagacagaaagtaggttagtggctacccaggagcaggggtggggaggggggagaggaacAAGGAGTGAGGGCTAACTGGCAAGGGGGTTCTTTTTTGGGATCATGGAAATGTTATGGAATGAGGTAGTGGTGACAGCTGCACACccttgtgaatatatttaaactACCAAATTGTCTACTTTAAAACGGTAAAAGGCACAGTGTGTGAATTATGTCACAATAAAGCTGTTacgaagagagagagaaatgatgataatgatgaaggTGCAGCCCTTGCACGGTTTCTAGTCTGTCGTAAATGCCGGGAGGTGGGGACTGTTGTTTTGATCTGGCTGGGAGGGGGGTAATTGTTTGATTTACAAATCTGGTCCTCCACCTAACAAAAGCCTTCATGAGGGTTCCTCTAACAGCCAGCTTCCTGAAAGCATCGAAATTTCTACACATTCCagaatgggttttgttttgttttgttttgtttgcttgcaaCATTTCAAAAGTTTATTGTATAAAGAGAACAATACTAGACAATCCGTCCTCTGAAATTTTTCGACTGGTGTAGGTTTTCTGGTTATCGGAGTGGGTGTTTGTTGTCAGAACTTGGGGACTCTGGGGAGATGTCTCGAAATAACTAGGAAATGAGGGTGAAGCAATTGTCCTCCAAAGGGTCCCTGAAGTCTTGAGCCAGGATCCAGAGCAGAGTCACAGTCCCCTGAGGGACACGGAGTGGATCCCAGGCTTTGTACCCCTGATGTGTGACTGTAttagcacatctttttttttttttttcattttatttatttgagagacagagcaagtggggaagaggggcagaaggacacacacacacacagaatcttaagcaggctccacactcaacacatAGTCTGATACTAGattcaatcccacaatcctgggatcatgacttgagctgaagccaagagtttacattcaaccgactgagccacccagatgccaggAACGTATCAGCACATCTAAGAAAAGACTGGGCCAATTCTGATGGGTGGCTGTCCAAACACAAGTAAGAAACAAGGTGAAGGAGCAATAGTGACCTTTATGGTCCCAAGTCAGCAACAACTAAGGAAAGTGTGACCTCTCATTGCCTTGCCTAAAGACACGGACAGTTGGGCTCAAATTCCATCTTTGTCATTTACTTGCTAGGTGACCTTGGACAGATTGTTagcctctgtgagcctcagaCTCCTCATATGTTAAAAATGGAGTTAGTGATAGTATAATGGGATTATTGTGAGAGTTGAATTGGTGAATTCATGTGACTAGCTTAGAATGTCCTGACTATTCATAATAACATTGCTATCTGAATCCCTGTGACTGTAACTTCTCAAAGAAAGATAATCAGTTggcattttggggttttttttctttacatttatttattttggggagacagaaagagacagagcacaagcgggggaggggcagagagagagggagacacaggatctgaagcaggctccaggctctgtgctgacagctcagccctgacacagggctcgaacccacaaaccgtgagatcatgccctgagccaaagtcagacacttaactgctgagccacccaggcaccccgggccttttgtttttgtctatcaACCTGGTGTACTTAGTTAAGGGAAGCTCAACTCAGAAAAGCGACTCCTCTAGAGAGACTTTGCAGGACCAGCACTTGAGGCTGAACTTACAAGGAAGTGAGACTATGCTAAAATCCAGCCCATGCTCCACCCACTCCCCCCAGAGATCACCTCTCTCTAATACATTCAAAGGCTCTGTGTGGGCAACTAGTGGTCCTGTGACAAAATCCAGGGTGGGGGGCCTGACATGCCACGTGGGAAACTCATAAAGGACAGAAatgccccaccctccctccactcccacgTGGGGCCTCCTATGAGACAGGTTCTCAGCCACTGCATACACATTTTCCACCTTGGAATGCTGATGATGTATAGTTAACCCTTGCTCTTCCTTGATTTACactgaaaataattctaaaggcacccgggtaactcagttggttaagtgtcagactcctgatttcagctcactgccatgatctcatggtttgtgagatcaagccccacatcgggccctgtgctgacaggcagagcctgcttgagattctctctctttccttctctctctgcccctaccccacccatgctctctttctctcaaaataaataagcattaaaaaaattggggcggggggagtggtgcctgggtggctcagtcagttaagcgtccaacttcggctcaggttatgatctcgctgtttgtaggtttgagccccgtgttgggctacgtgctgacagctcagagcctggagcctgcttcagattctgtacctccctctctctctgaccctcccctgctcgcactgtctctttttgtctctgaaaaataaattttaaaaaagcacaaaaacttttttaaaaaatcctaaagagaCGAAGATTGTATTCTCAAATCTTCCTGGTGTTAGAGAGATAATATTTATCCTCCAGTGAACCCAGTTAGCTGTGTATTGTTGTGACAGGGCTTGGGACACATCAACTGAAAATATGGCACTTTGACTTATTGAATATTTTACACTGAAAGAATTTGAGAATCAGCAGGTGCAGAAAGGATTCTTTGGCCTTCCCTTGAGGCAGGTCATGAGATGCTCATGTGAGAAATGCCCTCCTTCTATCCAGAGGAAAGGACCATCCTTATCCCCAGGACTCCAAGAGGCTTTGAGAGAAATCAGGACAAACAGGCCTTGCTAAATTTCCTCCAGTTTTTTCCTCTTAGCTCATACCCCTTTTGTCCTAACACGTTTTCCATGACTTCCCACTCTTCATCAAACCAAGTGTAAAAATACTCCAGTTTAAACACTTCCTCTGGTCTCCGTCTCCTTATGAAGGCTCCCATGTCACATAGAACTTACCTTAAATAAATTTGGATGCTTTTCTCTTGTAAATCTGCCTTTTGTTATAAAGACCCAGCCAAAAACTTAAGTTGGgtagaagaaagaaatttctccTCCCTTACAATAGCATTTACTTGCTATTTCCATCGCTTCACAGACACAGATCTAGGAGCTGCCTGGGtaacatttatttctctgctttCCCAGGAGCGAAGAAGCAGGCCTGGAAAGCAGGTCAAGGAACAAAGCATTGCAAATTATTCCTAGAAATTAACTACAAATGAGTCTGAACAAAATCAGGACAAAAAGATATTAATAGTGACActcttcattaattcattcatttatttaaacatgCTTATTGAG carries:
- the ATP6V1G1 gene encoding V-type proton ATPase subunit G 1, with protein sequence MASQSQGIQQLLQAEKRAAEKVSEARKRKNRRLKQAKEEAQAEIEQYRLQREKEFKAKEAAALGSHGSCSTEVEKETQEKMTILQTYFRQNRDEVLDNLLAFVCDIRPEIHENYRING